CAACTATAATTAAAGTCTTCATATCTTTTGGAACTGTCAATCTTGTCAACAAGGATGGCTTTATTTGCTCAACTCCGGGAACGTTTGCAATGAAATGTTGGGCTTGTTCTTTTCTTCCTGATTTCATTCGGAGAATGGAAGAGGTGGTATTGATAGCGATATCTCCAAATGATTTGACATCGTGTGAAATTGATTGAAGAGCAGACGAAATGTTAACCTCTAAACTCTTATCAATGAAATGGTCTTCACTTTCTAAATCTTCTATATATTTTGCCGTTTGAGATGTAGTTTGCTCAATTTCTCTGAGACCAATATACATCTGTAGCTTTGTTGCATATTGCGTCATTATAGTGAACTGGCTCTGCATTAGGTCTATTTGACTTGATTGGTGTTCCATTTGCTGCACAACAGTTACCATGTTTGATAACAGCATTGAATGTTTCGACTCTAACTCATTAAGTATGTCTTGCTCTAAATTATTTAAGTAATCATTGATCGACTGCCTCGTATACCGGATTTCCTCAACGGCTTTCGTTTTCTGAGCATTTATCGAACTGATCCTGGTTTTCAGGAATTTTATGGCTGTATCTAAGTTTTCCTTCATATCCTCCAAATCTCTTTTAAAAAGTTGAACTGAGGCAGATGATTTTACTTGCTTCAGGACGTCAGACAAGGCTTTCAGATCTTGACATTTCTGATGTTTATCACTGACACATTGGACACAGCAAGGACAGGCATGGAAAGAACAATACAAGTCAAATTTGTTCTTGTGGTCTTTGCACTGACTGCTTATTTCTTTGATGAACGCAGGTAATTTTTGGTAATTTTCAGATGACATAGTTTTATGGTTCTTAGACAGTCTTGACTTACTGTGAGGTTTGTCGCAGTCTTCACAAAACCAAACCTCACATTCCGTACACCACGTGACTGCTCTGCTAGCGATTTCATTATCATAGCAAATTGTACAAAGGTGCTTTTCTAATGAGGCCATTactgtatttctttatttctgcaATACATGAGAACTCTTTCTTAAATACACTTTTCCGGCTACACCTACgcttatttgaaaaacattatATCTGTAAGATGTGTAGATACAGGAGGTATCATGTGTAGAGAAGGATCATACATTATGTCTaaatatgtacatttatattCACAATAATAGAAAACATCCGCAAAATTAGTAACACTGTTCTACGTCATTAACCTTCGACAGATTTATAATCAGATGTTAAATACATGGCCTCAAAACGAAGGTCTCTATTGCAGTACATTAAccaattcatattttattatttgtttacccATTTTTAAACAGAAAGCAAGTTACTTTCTAAGGGATGTTTGGAATGACGGCAACTTGTTTCTGTTCCTTGAATGTttaaccaatttaaaaaaaaaatggaggtctaattagaaataaacaattttaaattttcttacaaTTGAAAGATTGAAATACTCTCTCTCTCTATCACGgtttgtaccaagtcaagaatatgacttTTTTGCACGTTCGCttgatgtgtttttaattttgatttagatATTTGATTATGAAagtctgttttgaatttcacttGGATTTCGAGTATTTGTGCTGTTTCATTTTAGACTTCTCCAATCCATTTAGACATTGTGAAATTTATCTTGgttttacttttcttttgaatgaaatattggtttctttatttaaaaatgcttTCCATGAATATGTTGATAGAAAGGAAATCGTACAGAAAATAAGTTTGTCCAATATCAGGGACACTTTTGTGTAGAAACAAtcatttagatttaaaaacTTGTCTCACAAGTTTCATGTTTCGTTTTATTTACACACTGATTTAATATGACTAAagttttttattaaaataatgtaaattgttgtagacaaaaacaatttaaaactttagAGTATCtattttatacaatacttattaAAAATAGCTTATAAACACTTGATACAATCATGACAAGATACACGTTGAGGAAGGAATTACAGTTATGGAGAGTTCAAAAACCTACGTATATTTAGAATAAGCATAAATGAGCATTCAGATAATTTTAAAATCCTTACCATGAACATGATGACAGAAAGGAATTCGCACAGGGAAGTAACACGTCCGATATCTAGGACACTTATCATTATGCAGAAGTATTGACTTAGATTAAAGGATTTaggttatttaaataaaaccatTAAACAATCTTTTAAGAAACTTTCATTTTGTGTaacaaacaaattgattttttgtacattaaaaaaacatattggaAATTGTGCATTGTATTAAATAACTAAATTGATATAACTTTTAAtagacatgttacgaaaaggtatattcacgacgctgaggttgacaaattacattttaaatgtgGGGTTgtgtcaaaacacaaaagagATTACCTGTGTATACattgaatataatttaaaaacctGCATTGATCCTTTTGGAGGAAATTCCATATGGAACGAATAGTCAAGAACATTTTTACCATAAGAAATATGAGAAATAGATAGCAATGCAAAAATTGAGAGGGGGGGGGCGTTCATGTAAATGCAGCAGATGTGCGGGGCAACGGAGACACGGGGTACATACGTGTGTGAATTCTTCGGCGAGCCCTTAAGGATGTCTACTTGTCatgtttttggaatttttgtcagattttcggaatcctctggttttatccatttgaatgccctaaaaaaaaatccccatgaacccccatttttctttttataaatcttttacatgtataattacaaGTCAtatgtaaaagtcttataaaaattttatttatttttttatagtatttgagaactttaactggtcaatgataaagctaggaaaaataaagagagaacattttcccgccaaaattccaatgtctaatatctcgaaaacaagcacattgacccctatattTTTTGGCTCTTTTGATTCTTCAATATATTCCCTGTCAATACATACcagttttataaaaagttatttattttgaaactgagcagcgaacatccttaacaGGTCTTTCAAATAATCTGGTATTATAAACTATTTTATACCTACTCGTAAATAATTTTCTTACcgtaatttttataaagttatgaaaaGCAAACAAAGGAGTGTATGCATTTCGATCCACTTGTTTAccacctattttttttaatttaacggGGTCTATTTTAAAACACCTTAAACAGGATTTTGTTGTACAATTTcaacttgaatatataaaaaagaagatgttttatgattgccaatgagacaactatccacaaaagaccaaaatgacacagacattaacaactatagttcaccgtacggctttcagcaatgagcaaagcccataccgcatagtcagctataaaaggccccgataagacaatgtaaaacaattcaaacgagaaaacaaacggccttatttatgtaaaattaaaaaaaaatgaaaaaaaatgaacgaaaaacaaatatgtaacacataaacaaacgacaaccactgaattacaagctcctgacttgggacaggcacatacataaataatgtggcggggttaaacatgttagcgggatccaaaccctccccctaacctgggacagtggtataacagtacaacattagaacgaactataaaaatcagctggaaaggctgaactcatcagatggacaaaaatagaaacatgttgCATTATAGTTTTAGGAAATTTACTCGCGATCATATAGCTTCGAATACATGCATTTTTTCCCTTTATGTCCTTACAACTTTGTCTTAATCTGAACAGTTACAGctcaatttgtattttctttataaggggtttgtgatttattgattgtttgttgctttacatccagtggcaaatatttcatgcgcGTTCAGAACGGTAAGAGGTTTGTGTAATACATGCCCCACTACTCACCTGTTGAAAATCACTGCAGCGTTTCAAATGCATGATAGCATAATGACTTTGCATTTACACCTTAACACCACTTTatgcagatattttgtattttataaattcctGAAACGTTTTGTGGAAATTCGCCAaccttttcattaaaaaatgacGATAGTAAAATTAACACCGATGATCGATGGGTCTTTTCTCTATTTAAGATATCAATGCTAGGGGTtctctaaaaatatttatggcGTTTTTATATCAAATCTGTTGGATGTGTACCTATTACTACTCTACGGCGGTACCTTTTTTCAGGGAGGGGGAGGGGGCAAGGATTCAATTAAAAAAGGCAGTACAGGAGTTTCGAGATTAAAAAAATGGCCGAATGAGCAACTTCACACAAAATaggcaggatgacaattcatg
The nucleotide sequence above comes from Mytilus trossulus isolate FHL-02 chromosome 5, PNRI_Mtr1.1.1.hap1, whole genome shotgun sequence. Encoded proteins:
- the LOC134718214 gene encoding uncharacterized protein LOC134718214 encodes the protein MASLEKHLCTICYDNEIASRAVTWCTECEVWFCEDCDKPHSKSRLSKNHKTMSSENYQKLPAFIKEISSQCKDHKNKFDLYCSFHACPCCVQCVSDKHQKCQDLKALSDVLKQVKSSASVQLFKRDLEDMKENLDTAIKFLKTRISSINAQKTKAVEEIRYTRQSINDYLNNLEQDILNELESKHSMLLSNMVTVVQQMEHQSSQIDLMQSQFTIMTQYATKLQMYIGLREIEQTTSQTAKYIEDLESEDHFIDKSLEVNISSALQSISHDVKSFGDIAINTTSSILRMKSGRKEQAQHFIANVPGVEQIKPSLLTRLTVPKDMKTLIIVACCILPNGKFIILDQHNKRLLLFSNDGIFIRIVVTFKSDPFDACFVRNNTVAVTLGSDQPTTLVDIEKNKNIQAIKLSHFCNGVASDGETLVVSSNDRQSTIVNLNNMSQTTIKGMDGVFRISLFHGNIYGTNVLENKVCCFKSTGEPLWTLEHQDIKHPVGITLDNNGYIYIVSRAKKSVVVISPDGKGCKTILSATNGIRRPYGIEINKEIGMMIVSSEISEDRGNYKTAFVYKI